A window of the Synechococcus sp. LTW-R genome harbors these coding sequences:
- a CDS encoding glycosyltransferase: MLSLSMIVRDEAGQIEDCLKSAQGFVDEMVVVDTGSKDNTVALAEATGARVEQIEWPGDFAPARNQALAMVQGDWVLVLDADERLKPEAWKPLRALMAQPDVLVINLLRHERGAIQSPYSNVSRLFRRHPRIQWSRAYHSMIDDSVAALLKEEPKWRIADCSEPAIDHDGYRPELLAQGNKPERLRQAMEEELKARPSDPYACAKLGSLEVAEGNLKRGLALLEEGLKHCPAEAHPERYELLLHLALAQAGQNPKQAEQYYRQALAIPLAPRLNLAAQLNLAALLLQLGQLEEAETLSARATRVAPEIGLGWYNLGLIRRKQGNLAGALEAYREAKRVNPGHAETHQNLAVALLLGGDIDGSRGSFRDAIQLLIDQGRTQEAQRLHKQAGELVKLEG; the protein is encoded by the coding sequence ATGCTCAGCCTCTCGATGATCGTTCGGGATGAAGCCGGGCAAATCGAAGACTGCCTGAAGTCCGCTCAAGGCTTTGTCGACGAGATGGTGGTCGTCGACACCGGCTCCAAGGACAACACCGTGGCCCTCGCCGAGGCCACCGGCGCCCGGGTCGAGCAAATCGAATGGCCTGGAGACTTCGCCCCGGCCCGCAACCAGGCGCTCGCGATGGTGCAGGGGGACTGGGTGCTGGTGCTCGATGCCGATGAACGGCTCAAGCCGGAGGCCTGGAAGCCGCTTCGGGCCCTGATGGCCCAACCGGATGTCCTGGTCATCAACCTGCTGCGCCATGAGCGGGGCGCGATCCAATCGCCCTACTCGAACGTCAGTCGCCTCTTCCGGCGCCATCCCCGCATCCAGTGGAGCCGGGCTTACCACTCGATGATTGACGACAGTGTCGCGGCCCTGCTCAAAGAGGAGCCGAAGTGGCGCATCGCTGATTGCTCCGAGCCGGCGATCGACCATGACGGCTACCGGCCCGAGCTGTTGGCCCAAGGCAACAAGCCAGAGCGGCTGCGCCAAGCCATGGAAGAAGAACTCAAGGCCCGCCCCAGCGACCCCTACGCCTGCGCCAAGTTGGGCAGCCTGGAGGTGGCCGAAGGGAACCTCAAGCGCGGCCTGGCGCTCCTGGAGGAGGGCCTCAAGCACTGCCCCGCCGAGGCCCACCCCGAGCGTTACGAGCTGCTGCTGCACCTGGCCCTCGCGCAAGCCGGCCAGAACCCAAAGCAAGCGGAGCAGTACTACCGCCAGGCCCTCGCGATCCCCCTGGCCCCGCGCCTGAACTTGGCGGCTCAACTCAACCTGGCGGCGCTCCTGCTGCAGCTCGGTCAACTTGAGGAGGCGGAAACCCTGAGTGCCAGGGCCACCCGTGTCGCCCCTGAGATCGGCCTGGGCTGGTACAACCTCGGCCTGATTCGCCGGAAGCAGGGCAACCTCGCCGGCGCCCTGGAGGCCTACCGGGAGGCCAAACGGGTCAACCCCGGCCACGCCGAAACCCACCAGAACCTCGCGGTCGCGCTGCTGCTGGGTGGCGACATCGATGGCTCTCGCGGCAGCTTCCGCGATGCCATCCAACTGCTGATCGACCAGGGCCGCACCCAAGAGGCCCAGCGGCTGCACAAGCAGGCCGGCGAACTGGTCAAGCTCGAGGGCTGA
- a CDS encoding DUF6816 family protein, with product MPLVRRPLLALLLSLVVLLSGGLPAAASTLEQRLEGWPAWSLPAPLPRPGARDLVYPAWFEGNWRATSADLSGVEPEIEYAVRFIQDPSGRIVGDRAFNANSIGRALLGEQLQRVRNDPQNPNRQLADLSGDRYLESTVVGRRSEHPPMDQFLADELSLQVLHGPGDPRVSQVETLSRYVRIDADRIEAQQWQVSYDSPAAGLIAEAKRHWSGTLVLKRQP from the coding sequence ATGCCGCTTGTCCGTCGACCGCTGCTGGCGCTCCTGCTCAGCCTGGTCGTCCTGCTCAGCGGCGGCCTTCCGGCTGCGGCGTCAACCCTGGAGCAACGGCTCGAGGGTTGGCCGGCGTGGAGCCTGCCGGCACCGCTGCCGCGGCCCGGAGCGCGCGATCTCGTCTACCCCGCCTGGTTTGAGGGGAATTGGCGAGCCACCAGCGCCGACCTCAGCGGCGTGGAACCGGAGATCGAGTACGCGGTCCGCTTCATCCAAGACCCCTCCGGACGGATCGTGGGTGACCGCGCCTTCAACGCCAACTCCATCGGACGGGCGCTCCTCGGCGAGCAGCTGCAGCGGGTCCGCAATGACCCCCAGAACCCCAACCGACAACTCGCCGATCTCAGCGGAGATCGCTACCTGGAGTCCACCGTGGTGGGGCGCCGCAGCGAACATCCGCCAATGGATCAGTTCCTGGCAGACGAACTCAGCCTGCAGGTGCTGCATGGCCCGGGCGATCCGCGCGTTAGCCAGGTCGAGACCCTCAGCCGCTATGTCCGCATCGATGCCGATCGGATCGAAGCCCAGCAATGGCAGGTGAGTTACGACTCCCCCGCCGCAGGCCTCATCGCTGAAGCCAAGCGCCACTGGAGCGGAACGCTCGTGCTGAAGCGGCAGCCCTAG
- a CDS encoding SRPBCC family protein: MGRWLEHSVTTEVKAPAERVWAVWSDLEAMPRWMNWIESVTTEDGDPDLTNWTLAAQGFRFQWKARITERVEAQQLHWESVGGLPTKGAVRFYPQGPMTTAVKLTVSYELPGVLAPLMDASILGGIVTKELQANLDRFRDLVQSGYGQAAS, from the coding sequence ATGGGCCGTTGGCTTGAACACAGCGTCACCACCGAGGTGAAGGCACCGGCCGAACGGGTCTGGGCGGTCTGGAGTGATCTCGAGGCCATGCCCCGCTGGATGAACTGGATCGAGTCCGTCACCACCGAAGACGGCGACCCGGATCTAACCAACTGGACCCTGGCGGCCCAGGGCTTTCGCTTCCAGTGGAAGGCGCGCATCACCGAGCGGGTCGAGGCGCAACAGCTCCATTGGGAATCGGTTGGAGGACTGCCCACGAAAGGGGCCGTTCGCTTCTATCCCCAGGGGCCAATGACCACGGCCGTGAAGTTGACCGTGAGTTATGAGCTGCCGGGGGTGTTGGCGCCGCTGATGGATGCCTCCATCCTGGGGGGGATCGTGACCAAGGAGCTCCAGGCCAACCTGGACCGCTTCCGCGATCTCGTCCAAAGCGGGTATGGCCAAGCGGCGAGCTGA
- the zds gene encoding 9,9'-di-cis-zeta-carotene desaturase, producing MRVAIVGAGLAGLAAAVDLVDAGHEVDLYEARPFMGGKVGSWVDEGGNHIEMGLHVFFFNYANLFALLRKVGAIDNLLPKDHTHLFVNAGGDLRELDFRFALGAPFNGLKAFFTTPQLDWLDKLRNALALGTSPIVRGLVDYEGAMKVIRDLDRISFQEWFLGHGGSEQSIRRMWNPIAYALGFIDCEAISARCMLTIFMMFAAKTEASKLNLLKGSPHRWLTGPILEYIQERGARLHLRHRVTEVQFEEAAGETRVTGLTLGTPDGDLQVEADTYLAACDVPGIQRMVPAAWRRWPLFDNLYKLEAVPVATVQLRYDGWVTELGDSPMAEAARRDVARPAGLDNLLYTADADFSCFADLALASPVDYRKEGVGSLLQCVLTPGDPWIPKKTEEIVAATDAQVRRLFPSAKNLNLVWSNVVKLAQSLYREAPGMEPYRPDQATPVANFFMAGSYTKQDYIDSMEGATMSGRLAAAAILGRQAELATNSSVA from the coding sequence GTGCGGGTCGCCATCGTGGGTGCGGGTCTGGCCGGATTGGCGGCGGCGGTGGATCTGGTGGATGCCGGCCACGAGGTGGACCTCTATGAGGCGCGCCCCTTCATGGGCGGCAAGGTCGGCAGTTGGGTCGATGAGGGCGGCAACCACATCGAGATGGGCCTGCACGTCTTCTTCTTCAACTACGCCAACCTTTTCGCCCTCCTCCGCAAGGTGGGGGCGATCGACAACCTCCTGCCCAAAGATCACACCCACCTGTTTGTGAACGCCGGTGGGGATCTGCGGGAGCTGGATTTCCGATTCGCCTTAGGGGCACCCTTCAACGGCCTGAAGGCCTTCTTCACCACGCCGCAGCTCGATTGGCTGGACAAGCTGCGCAATGCCCTGGCCTTGGGCACCAGCCCGATCGTGCGCGGCCTCGTGGATTACGAGGGGGCGATGAAGGTGATTCGCGACCTGGATCGGATCAGCTTCCAGGAGTGGTTCCTGGGCCACGGCGGCAGCGAGCAGAGCATCCGCCGCATGTGGAATCCGATTGCCTACGCCCTCGGTTTCATCGATTGCGAGGCGATCTCGGCCCGCTGCATGCTGACCATCTTCATGATGTTCGCGGCCAAGACCGAGGCCTCCAAGCTCAACCTGCTGAAGGGCTCCCCCCATCGCTGGTTGACCGGTCCGATCCTTGAGTACATCCAGGAGCGCGGGGCGCGGCTACACCTGCGGCACCGGGTGACCGAGGTCCAGTTCGAAGAAGCCGCCGGCGAAACCCGCGTGACCGGGCTGACCCTTGGCACCCCCGATGGGGATCTGCAGGTTGAAGCCGACACTTACCTGGCGGCCTGTGATGTGCCGGGCATCCAGCGGATGGTCCCGGCGGCCTGGCGCCGTTGGCCCCTCTTCGACAACCTCTACAAGCTGGAGGCCGTACCCGTCGCCACGGTTCAGCTCCGCTACGACGGTTGGGTGACCGAGCTGGGCGACTCCCCGATGGCCGAGGCCGCCCGCCGCGATGTGGCGCGCCCCGCCGGTCTCGACAACCTGCTCTACACCGCAGACGCCGACTTCAGCTGTTTTGCGGACCTGGCCCTGGCCAGTCCCGTGGACTACCGCAAGGAGGGCGTCGGCTCCCTGCTCCAGTGCGTCCTCACCCCAGGCGACCCCTGGATTCCCAAGAAGACCGAAGAGATCGTCGCGGCCACCGATGCCCAGGTGCGGCGCCTGTTCCCCTCGGCCAAGAACCTCAACCTGGTCTGGAGCAACGTCGTCAAGCTGGCCCAGTCCCTGTACCGCGAGGCGCCGGGGATGGAGCCCTACCGCCCGGATCAGGCCACGCCGGTGGCCAACTTCTTCATGGCCGGGAGCTACACCAAGCAGGACTACATCGATTCGATGGAAGGCGCCACGATGAGCGGGCGTCTTGCCGCCGCTGCGATCCTGGGTCGTCAGGCTGAGCTGGCCACCAATTCATCCGTTGCCTAG
- a CDS encoding glutathione S-transferase family protein, with the protein MLELHQFRHSAFCEKVRLVLAFKQLSFTPIEVTPGVGQVDLYRLSGQRQVPVLVDGSEVIADSTAIALHLEQKHPDPALLPSDPALLAQVLLLEDWADTALAAGARMALVQAAASDAVLRDGLLPEATPSPLRSLVSALPGGVLSGVGQVLDQQVLQQLRSSLEQLTALVQAQPYLVGDSLSLADLAVMAQLSLIKFPSSAGSPLAGRGVAGLADDPRLESLWLWRDRLGLQLGRP; encoded by the coding sequence ATGCTGGAGCTCCATCAGTTCCGCCATTCCGCCTTCTGCGAGAAGGTCCGCTTGGTGCTGGCCTTTAAGCAACTCAGCTTCACGCCGATTGAGGTCACCCCAGGTGTCGGTCAGGTCGACCTCTACCGGCTCTCCGGCCAGCGGCAGGTGCCGGTCCTCGTCGATGGCAGCGAGGTGATCGCTGACTCCACGGCCATCGCGTTGCATCTGGAGCAGAAGCACCCCGATCCGGCGCTGCTCCCCAGCGATCCCGCCCTGCTGGCCCAGGTGCTCTTGCTGGAGGACTGGGCCGACACTGCCCTGGCGGCTGGGGCGCGGATGGCCCTGGTGCAGGCGGCAGCCAGTGACGCGGTCCTGCGGGATGGCTTGCTGCCGGAGGCCACCCCATCCCCGCTGCGTTCCCTTGTGAGCGCCCTGCCCGGCGGGGTGCTGAGCGGCGTCGGTCAAGTGCTCGACCAGCAGGTGCTGCAGCAACTGCGCAGCAGCCTTGAGCAGCTCACGGCCCTCGTGCAGGCCCAGCCCTATTTGGTGGGGGATTCACTCAGCCTGGCGGACTTGGCGGTGATGGCCCAGCTGTCCCTGATCAAGTTCCCCAGCTCCGCCGGGAGTCCCTTGGCGGGCCGTGGCGTGGCGGGCTTGGCTGACGATCCCCGTTTGGAATCGCTCTGGCTCTGGCGCGATCGCCTCGGGCTCCAATTGGGGCGTCCCTAG
- a CDS encoding DUF751 family protein encodes MRDFFLNVTRYPRYLIAFGLGVANSVLEPLAQRRSNPVTAVALIGALVSGLVSLTLILRAMVTPEVIA; translated from the coding sequence ATGCGGGACTTTTTTCTGAACGTCACGCGCTATCCGCGCTACCTGATTGCGTTCGGGCTTGGCGTCGCCAACTCCGTCCTGGAACCCCTCGCCCAGCGCCGCAGCAACCCGGTCACCGCCGTCGCCCTGATCGGAGCCCTGGTGAGCGGCCTGGTGAGCCTCACCCTGATTCTGCGTGCCATGGTGACTCCAGAGGTCATCGCATAG
- a CDS encoding shikimate kinase — protein MEDTRVQLRQRLEGLNLYLVGMMGSGKSSVGRHLAEGLNYRFIDADTSLEQVAGRSIPEIFASEGESGFRALESAMLNQIASWHSLVVATGGGVVTQPANWGELHQGVVVWLDAPDAILLQRLEADPTPRPLMEAEDRAERLAALLAERRPLYAQADLQILQDGRPPEQVAEQILEALPSIIKERTAPPPGQLQVTNDAGEVGTSIN, from the coding sequence ATGGAGGACACCCGAGTCCAGCTGCGGCAGCGACTGGAGGGCCTGAACCTCTATCTGGTGGGGATGATGGGCAGCGGCAAAAGCAGTGTGGGCCGGCACTTAGCGGAGGGGCTGAACTACCGCTTCATCGATGCCGACACCAGCCTCGAGCAGGTGGCTGGTCGCTCCATCCCCGAAATTTTTGCCAGCGAAGGGGAGAGCGGGTTTCGCGCCCTGGAATCGGCCATGCTCAACCAAATCGCCTCCTGGCATTCCCTGGTTGTGGCCACCGGCGGCGGTGTCGTCACCCAGCCGGCCAATTGGGGCGAACTGCATCAAGGGGTCGTGGTCTGGCTCGACGCCCCCGACGCGATCCTGCTGCAGCGCCTCGAGGCCGACCCCACCCCGCGTCCGCTGATGGAGGCGGAGGACCGCGCCGAGCGCCTGGCGGCCTTACTCGCCGAGCGCCGCCCGCTCTATGCCCAAGCCGACCTGCAGATCCTTCAGGATGGCCGCCCGCCCGAGCAGGTGGCCGAGCAAATCCTCGAGGCCCTGCCTTCGATCATCAAAGAACGCACCGCGCCTCCCCCGGGACAGCTGCAGGTCACCAACGATGCCGGCGAGGTGGGGACCTCGATCAATTAG
- a CDS encoding RibD family protein: MPAPKVRLVLAVSLDGRLAPATGGAAQLGGSGDRRALEEALAWADGALVGGQTIRAHGCTCLIRDADLLKRRQQEGRPPQPAALVVSRQADWDQDLHLFQQPLERWLLGPHEAAPAGFDRALRLTSWPQTLAATGCARLLLLGGAQLSSQLMAEALVDELQLTLVPQLLGGPHSWLRSDLALESYGWQLVEHHPLGGEELLLRYRRT; this comes from the coding sequence TTGCCGGCGCCTAAGGTCAGGCTGGTTCTGGCCGTCAGCCTGGACGGCCGCCTGGCTCCCGCCACAGGGGGTGCCGCCCAACTCGGTGGATCCGGTGATCGCCGCGCCTTGGAGGAGGCCCTGGCTTGGGCCGATGGCGCCCTGGTCGGCGGTCAAACCATCCGCGCCCATGGCTGCACCTGTCTGATCCGCGACGCCGATCTCTTGAAGCGGCGCCAGCAGGAGGGGCGACCGCCCCAGCCCGCGGCCCTGGTAGTGAGTCGCCAAGCGGACTGGGATCAGGACTTGCACTTGTTTCAACAGCCCCTGGAGCGTTGGCTGCTGGGCCCCCACGAGGCCGCCCCCGCTGGTTTTGATCGGGCCCTACGCCTCACGTCCTGGCCCCAAACCTTGGCCGCGACGGGTTGTGCCCGTTTGCTCCTGCTCGGAGGAGCCCAGCTGTCCTCCCAACTGATGGCTGAGGCGCTCGTCGATGAGCTGCAGCTCACCCTGGTGCCCCAGCTGCTGGGAGGACCCCACAGCTGGTTGCGTTCCGATCTCGCCCTGGAGTCCTATGGCTGGCAGCTCGTGGAGCATCACCCCTTGGGGGGAGAGGAGTTGCTGCTGCGTTACCGCCGCACCTGA
- a CDS encoding uroporphyrinogen-III synthase, translating into MELQGRTIAVTRAEQQLGAARQLFEQAGAEVLDLPALVIGPPDEWGPLDDALAELEEFHWLIVSSSNGVDAVEQRLRRLGSSLSQRPSSLKLAAVGRKTAARLEELGAAADFVPPAFVADSLIEHFPVSGWGLRLLLPRVQSGGRTLLAEAFGEAGARVVEVAAYESRCPEGLPAATTTALAEGRVDAITFSSGKTVQHTAQLLEQQFGTNWREPLEQVRLISIGPQTSKTLQAVLGRVDGEANPHDLDGLVAACSAALKD; encoded by the coding sequence ATGGAGCTGCAAGGGCGCACCATCGCGGTGACCCGGGCGGAACAGCAACTGGGCGCCGCTCGCCAACTGTTTGAGCAGGCCGGAGCGGAGGTCCTCGATCTCCCCGCCCTCGTCATCGGTCCGCCCGATGAATGGGGGCCGCTCGATGACGCCCTGGCGGAGCTGGAGGAGTTCCACTGGCTCATCGTCTCCAGCAGCAACGGCGTCGACGCGGTGGAGCAGCGGCTCAGGCGCCTTGGCAGCAGCCTGAGCCAGCGGCCCAGCAGCTTGAAACTTGCGGCGGTGGGCCGCAAAACAGCAGCACGCCTGGAGGAGCTGGGGGCCGCCGCCGATTTCGTGCCGCCCGCCTTCGTCGCCGACAGCCTGATTGAGCATTTCCCCGTCTCCGGCTGGGGGCTGCGGCTCCTGCTCCCCCGGGTGCAAAGCGGTGGCCGCACCCTGCTGGCCGAGGCCTTTGGCGAGGCTGGAGCGCGGGTCGTGGAAGTCGCGGCCTATGAATCCCGCTGCCCCGAAGGCCTACCGGCCGCCACCACCACCGCCCTCGCTGAGGGGCGGGTGGATGCGATCACCTTCAGCAGCGGCAAAACCGTCCAACACACCGCCCAGTTGCTCGAGCAGCAGTTCGGTACCAACTGGCGGGAGCCGCTGGAGCAAGTGCGGCTGATCTCGATCGGACCGCAAACCTCGAAGACCCTTCAGGCCGTGCTGGGCCGGGTGGATGGCGAGGCCAACCCCCATGACCTCGATGGGCTCGTCGCCGCCTGCAGCGCCGCCCTTAAAGACTGA
- a CDS encoding glycoside hydrolase family 3 N-terminal domain-containing protein, producing MEASELRRQLASLLVVRGSGHARDHQRRYPRWELSNAQLQTLLEQGVGGVILLGGSAEELRLRCEQLQRWASQPLLLCADVEEGVGQRFEGASWLAPPLALGALHARDPEQAEVLAERYGRCTGRQARLLGLNWVLGPVCDVNNNPANPVINVRAWGETPESAGALAAAFIQGCQAEGVLACAKHFPGHGDTSSDSHLELPELPHDRERLDQIELPPFQRAVAAGVASVMTAHLRLPALDNAQPATLSEAVLTGLLRQELQFPGLVVTDALVMEAISQHHGSAEAAVLAFEAGADLILMPAEAQEALDGLVEAVQSGRISWERVEASLERRRAALARCTGTQEAQQGALDGLITASERQLSGELLAGSLLRQGTPGLPAGPGLNLIRLDNQLNAPQLPLVAPALLRPAALGYEARLIDARSPSPWSGDPTAPLALDRLPEGPVLLQLLVRGNPFRGSAGGDEPWPQVVRQLLSAGSLAGLAVYGSPYLWQTLEPLLPPELPAAYSPAQMPQAQALLLEALGLPEAALEGGFTD from the coding sequence ATGGAGGCTTCTGAGCTCCGGCGGCAGCTCGCCAGCCTGCTGGTGGTGCGGGGCAGCGGCCATGCGCGGGACCACCAGCGCCGCTATCCCCGCTGGGAACTGAGCAACGCGCAGCTGCAGACCCTCCTCGAGCAGGGGGTGGGCGGCGTGATCCTGCTGGGGGGCAGCGCCGAGGAACTGCGCCTGCGCTGCGAGCAACTCCAGCGCTGGGCGAGCCAGCCCCTGCTGCTCTGCGCCGACGTGGAAGAGGGGGTCGGCCAACGTTTTGAGGGGGCCTCCTGGCTGGCGCCTCCCCTCGCGCTGGGGGCCCTGCATGCACGCGATCCCGAGCAGGCGGAGGTCTTAGCGGAGCGCTACGGCCGCTGCACTGGCCGGCAGGCACGACTGCTGGGGCTGAACTGGGTGCTGGGTCCGGTCTGCGACGTCAACAACAACCCGGCCAACCCCGTGATCAACGTGCGCGCCTGGGGGGAGACCCCCGAGAGCGCCGGGGCCCTCGCGGCGGCCTTCATCCAGGGCTGCCAGGCCGAGGGCGTGCTGGCCTGCGCCAAACACTTCCCCGGGCACGGCGACACCAGCTCTGATTCGCACCTGGAGTTGCCCGAACTGCCCCACGACCGCGAACGCCTCGATCAGATCGAGCTGCCGCCCTTTCAGCGGGCCGTTGCCGCGGGGGTGGCCTCGGTGATGACCGCCCACCTGCGCTTGCCGGCCCTGGACAACGCGCAACCGGCCACCCTCTCTGAGGCCGTCCTGACCGGTCTGTTGCGCCAGGAGCTGCAGTTCCCCGGCCTGGTGGTGACCGATGCCCTGGTCATGGAGGCCATCAGCCAGCACCACGGCAGCGCCGAAGCCGCCGTCCTGGCCTTTGAAGCCGGGGCGGATTTGATCCTGATGCCCGCTGAGGCCCAAGAGGCCCTCGATGGCTTGGTGGAGGCCGTACAGAGCGGCCGGATCAGCTGGGAGCGGGTGGAGGCCAGCCTGGAGCGGCGGCGGGCGGCCCTGGCGCGCTGCACGGGTACCCAGGAAGCACAGCAGGGGGCACTGGATGGGCTGATCACCGCGAGCGAACGGCAACTCAGCGGCGAACTGCTCGCCGGCAGCCTCCTGCGCCAGGGCACCCCGGGGCTCCCCGCCGGACCGGGGCTGAACCTGATCCGACTCGACAACCAGCTCAACGCACCGCAGCTGCCACTGGTGGCCCCAGCTCTGCTGCGGCCCGCAGCCCTGGGCTACGAGGCGCGGCTGATCGACGCCCGCAGCCCGAGCCCTTGGAGCGGCGATCCGACAGCGCCTTTGGCCCTCGATCGCCTGCCGGAGGGTCCGGTGCTGCTGCAGCTCCTGGTGCGGGGCAATCCCTTCCGCGGCAGCGCCGGCGGCGATGAACCCTGGCCCCAGGTCGTGCGGCAACTGCTGTCGGCAGGAAGTCTGGCGGGATTGGCGGTCTACGGCAGCCCCTACCTCTGGCAGACCCTGGAGCCGCTGCTGCCGCCGGAGCTGCCCGCGGCCTACAGCCCAGCCCAGATGCCCCAGGCCCAAGCGCTGCTGCTGGAGGCCCTGGGGTTGCCGGAGGCGGCCCTGGAGGGCGGCTTTACCGACTAA
- a CDS encoding chlororespiratory reduction protein 7, translated as MSDPLIRELDHYVVLEPGKPEQLLTVAETLAWLEQQLSFLESIPEDLSGLATTADQAQRLLETACELELQPGVTVQWFAIRLEPPGAAN; from the coding sequence ATGTCCGACCCCCTGATCCGCGAGCTGGATCACTACGTGGTGCTGGAGCCGGGGAAGCCCGAGCAACTCCTGACCGTCGCGGAGACCTTGGCGTGGCTGGAGCAGCAATTGAGTTTCCTCGAGTCCATCCCAGAGGACCTGTCTGGCTTGGCCACGACGGCCGATCAGGCGCAGCGCTTGCTGGAGACGGCCTGTGAGTTGGAGCTGCAGCCCGGGGTGACGGTGCAGTGGTTTGCGATTCGCCTGGAGCCGCCCGGCGCGGCTAATTGA
- the rbfA gene encoding 30S ribosome-binding factor RbfA translates to MAQGRRVERVAALIRREVSELLVTGIKDERVSLGMVSITNVDVAGDLQHCKIFVSVYGSAEVQQQALEGLRSASNYVKGELGRRLNMRRTPEVIFQLDRGIEKGTSVLGLLNQLEEQRQERGEVPEGTGQQEDGGF, encoded by the coding sequence ATGGCGCAAGGTCGTCGCGTTGAGCGCGTGGCCGCTCTGATCCGCCGGGAGGTCAGCGAATTGCTGGTCACAGGGATCAAGGACGAGCGGGTCAGCCTGGGGATGGTGAGCATCACCAATGTCGATGTGGCCGGCGATCTGCAGCACTGCAAGATTTTTGTCAGCGTCTACGGCAGCGCCGAGGTGCAACAGCAAGCCCTCGAGGGCCTGCGCTCAGCGTCGAACTACGTCAAAGGGGAGCTCGGCCGCCGGCTGAACATGCGCCGTACCCCTGAGGTGATCTTCCAGCTGGACCGCGGCATCGAGAAGGGCACCTCCGTGCTCGGTCTGCTGAACCAGCTCGAGGAGCAGCGCCAAGAGCGCGGCGAGGTTCCCGAAGGCACAGGCCAACAGGAGGATGGAGGCTTCTGA
- a CDS encoding 6-carboxytetrahydropterin synthase, whose amino-acid sequence MTPPVMAAPPASPVSVASHAPHGQGRPCVITRRATFSASHRYWLPELTPEQNAAQFGPCSVSPGHGHNYELIVAMGGGLDAHGMVLNLSDVKHAIREQVTAQLDFRSLNEAWPEFDLSRPEGVLPTTEALVHAIWTRLAPHLPLMGLRLYETDKLWADVLGDSMEAFLTIRTHFAAAHRLARPELSFEENTEIYGKCARPHGHGHNYLLDITVRGAIDPRTGMVCDLAALQSAVDELVVEPFDHTFLNKDVEHFASTVPTAENIALHIADLLQSPVAALGASLHKVRLQESPNNAAEVFAEVPQLGMNPQALEALAGA is encoded by the coding sequence ATGACTCCGCCAGTGATGGCGGCGCCACCGGCGAGCCCGGTGTCCGTCGCCTCCCATGCACCCCACGGCCAGGGGCGTCCCTGCGTGATCACGCGCCGGGCCACCTTTAGTGCCAGCCACCGCTACTGGCTGCCTGAGCTGACCCCGGAGCAGAACGCCGCACAATTCGGCCCCTGCAGCGTGTCCCCTGGCCATGGTCACAACTACGAGTTGATCGTCGCCATGGGCGGCGGGCTCGATGCCCACGGGATGGTGCTGAACCTCTCGGATGTGAAGCACGCCATCCGCGAGCAGGTCACCGCCCAGCTCGATTTCCGCAGCCTGAACGAGGCCTGGCCGGAATTCGATCTGAGCCGTCCGGAGGGGGTCTTGCCCACCACCGAGGCCTTGGTGCATGCCATCTGGACGCGTCTGGCACCCCACCTGCCCCTGATGGGGCTGCGTCTTTACGAAACCGACAAGCTCTGGGCCGATGTGCTCGGCGATTCCATGGAAGCCTTCCTGACCATCCGCACCCACTTCGCGGCGGCCCATCGCTTGGCCCGTCCGGAGCTGAGCTTCGAGGAGAACACCGAGATCTACGGCAAGTGTGCCCGGCCCCACGGCCATGGCCACAACTACCTCTTGGACATCACCGTGCGCGGTGCCATCGACCCCCGCACTGGGATGGTCTGTGACCTGGCGGCCCTGCAGTCTGCGGTGGATGAGTTGGTGGTGGAACCGTTCGATCACACGTTCTTGAACAAGGACGTCGAGCACTTCGCAAGCACGGTGCCCACCGCCGAGAACATCGCGCTGCACATTGCCGACCTGCTGCAATCCCCCGTGGCAGCCCTGGGGGCCTCGCTGCACAAGGTGCGCCTGCAGGAGAGCCCGAACAATGCCGCTGAGGTGTTTGCGGAGGTGCCCCAGCTGGGCATGAACCCCCAGGCCCTCGAAGCCCTTGCCGGCGCCTAA
- a CDS encoding iron-sulfur cluster assembly accessory protein has protein sequence MTSETATPVATHTGRDGKGILITEPAMKQLATLLPAQGEGKVLRVGVRSGGCSGMSYTMDFIDGSEIREDDERYIYEPSGAPSFTVVSDPKSLLYIYGMQLDFSSALIGGGFNFTNPNATQTCGCGSSFAV, from the coding sequence ATGACCAGCGAGACCGCCACCCCAGTCGCGACCCACACCGGCCGGGACGGCAAAGGGATCCTGATCACCGAGCCGGCGATGAAACAGCTGGCCACCCTGCTGCCGGCCCAAGGGGAAGGGAAGGTCCTGCGGGTGGGCGTGCGCTCCGGCGGCTGCAGCGGCATGAGCTACACGATGGACTTCATCGATGGCAGCGAGATCCGCGAGGACGATGAGCGCTACATCTATGAGCCCAGTGGAGCCCCCAGCTTCACCGTGGTGAGCGACCCCAAGAGCCTCCTCTACATCTATGGGATGCAGCTCGACTTCTCATCGGCCCTGATCGGCGGTGGGTTCAACTTCACCAACCCCAACGCCACCCAAACCTGCGGCTGCGGCAGCTCCTTCGCGGTCTGA